The sequence TCGGTCGCTGTCTTTGAAAAATTATATAGCTTATTAGAACCGGGAGGAATACTGGTTACCTATTGTAGTAAAGGAGATGTAAGAAGAGCTATGCTGGCAGCGGGTTTCAATGTAGAAAAATTAGCAGGCCCGCCGGGAAAAAGAGAAATGCTGCGAGCGGTAAGACCCTAACGACAAATGTCCCAACATATGTTGAGACACCTGTTCTTTTTTTAAACAGATTATTTTTGTACGACCTGTGTACGCAGCGTTTCTACGAGTGCACCTACCCTTCCGATCAACTGATCAGACAAGCCATTTTTCTTTGCACCTATTACGAGGTCTGCAACAAATGCATCGAAATCATCATTGGCAGCCTTCCCATTCATGCGGGAATTCTGTGCCGGATCGTGTGCTGCTGTCATACTTTTACCACCATATGTATAACTGGTAGAACCTGTACCTACACATACAAAGTCAGTGAGTTTCTTGCTAAGTGCTTCAAAACCGCTGGTATTGCCGGCGGTAACTTCTGCCAGCAGAGTTTGGAAAAATCCATTGATAGCAGTATCTGCTGCAATCACGAAGATGGTACTGTCTAATACAGAACGAATGCCAAGACGACCCTGTTGAATCATAGTACCAGAATTGGCAGGATCATTCACCATAGTGGATCCTCCGAGTGAGTCATACAATGTTTTTGTTGTTTCCGTTTTATCTGAATCTTTCTTGCACGAGGTGAGGAACAGGCCTGTGCCAAAGATACCAGCTAATAATAACAGTGCTGCGTTACTTTTCATTTTCTATTTTTTACTGATGAATAAGTTCATAATTTTTCCGGTGAATGACTGTGC is a genomic window of Chitinophaga sp. LS1 containing:
- a CDS encoding group 1 truncated hemoglobin translates to MKSNAALLLLAGIFGTGLFLTSCKKDSDKTETTKTLYDSLGGSTMVNDPANSGTMIQQGRLGIRSVLDSTIFVIAADTAINGFFQTLLAEVTAGNTSGFEALSKKLTDFVCVGTGSTSYTYGGKSMTAAHDPAQNSRMNGKAANDDFDAFVADLVIGAKKNGLSDQLIGRVGALVETLRTQVVQK